The DNA sequence CAGGTGCCGATGCGGCCGTACACCGCGGCGCGCGGCGCCGTCGCCAGCAGCCGGGCCTGGCGGCGGATCGCCTCGGCGGCGATCCCGCAGCGCGCGGACACCCGCTCGGCGGCATAGGGTTGCACGGCCGCCTGCAGCGCCTCCAGCCCCGCGACATGCGGCGCGAGCCGCCCCAGCCGCACCAGGCCCTCGTCGAACAGCGTGTGCACCAGGCCCAGCAGGAAATGCACGTCGGCGCCCGGGTGGATCGGCAGGTGCTCGTCGGCCAGCGCCGCCGTCTCGCTGCGGCGCGGGTCGACCACGACCAGCCGCCCGCCGCGTGCCTGCATCGCGCGCGCCTTGCCGCGGAAGTCCGGCACGGTCCACATGCTGCCGTTGGAGGTGGCCGGGTTGGCGCCCAGGACCAGCAGGTGCTCGCAGCGCTCGATGTCCGGCACCGCGATCGTCAGCCAGTGGCCGTACATCAGCCCGCTGGCGAGCTGCTTGGGCATCTGGTCCAGCGTCGAGGCGGTGAAGACGTTGTGCGTGCCCGCGGCGCGCACCAGCCGCGGCACGTAGAGCATCAGCCCGGTCTTGTGCACGGTCGGGTTGCCGATCACGAGTCCGAGGGCGTCCCGGCCGTGGCGCTCGCGCAGCGGCACCAGGCGCGCTTCGATCTCGCGGAACGCCTCGTCCCAGCCGACCTCGACGAACCGGCCGCCGCGCCGCACCAGGGGCGCGCGCAGGCGGTCCGGGTCCTCGTGCAGGTCCTTCAGGGCCACGCCCTTGGGACACAGGTAGCCGCCGCTGAAGCGATCACCCGCGTGGCCGCGGATCGAGACGATGCGCTCGCCCTGCAGCTGCAGCTCCAGGCCGCAGCAGGCTTCGCAGACGGGACAGATGCGGTGTGCGACCGCTGTGGCGGGGGGCGTGTCCATGGGGTCTCCTGTCCGGAACGGGTGCCTGCGCAGCTTGCAATGCAAGCCGCTTCGTCGCAATGACCTCGGAGGTCATGACGGCACCGCCGCCCGGCCATCGTGCGCCCCGCGCCGCCCGGCGCCAGTCGCGCAGGCGACAGCGCGGCGGCCGGATCAGGGCTGGCCGTGCAGCGCCGGCGGGCCGGCCTCGGCGGCGGATGCCTCCTGCCGTTGCGCGACCAGGTCGCGCAGCGAGGACAGCGCCAGCACCAGGAAGGCGATCGCGCAGGCACGGTAGGTCAGGCGCGCCCAGTGCTGCCCGACGTTGCGGAACACCCGGTCGACCAGCGCCGCGCAGATGAAGCACCACAGCACCGACGAGGTCATGAAGCCGGCGAAGAAGGTGGCGTATTGCGCCGCCGAGGGCTCGCGCACGCCGACCGCGCCCATCGCGCTGCCGATCGCCGCCCAGTAGGCCACGTTGTGCGGGTTGGTCACCGAGAGCAGCATCCCGGCCCGCAGCGCCCGGCGCACCGGCAGGCCCGCGGCCCCTGGCTGCACCTGGAATTCCTGGTTCGCGGCCCGCCAGCTGTCCCACGCCAGCCACAGCAGGTAGGCGACCCCGGCCAGCCCGACGGGCAGGCGCAGCGCCGGGCTCTGCACCAGCAGGCCCACGCCGGCCAGCCCCAGCACCGCCCACAGCGCATCGCCCACCAGCGAGCCGACCTGCACCGCCAGCGCCGGACGGAAGCCGCCGCGTACGCCCTGCCGGACGGTTTCCGCGAAGACCGCGCCGGGCGCGGCATTGAAGACGAAGCCGAGCGCCATGGCCGCGGCAAAGAGCATCAGCATGAGGAACGGGAAGACGGGAAAACTGCCAAGCCGCGCACGATAGCACCGGCGGCGCCTGCCGGGTGCCCGCACGTGGATCGCACAAAGCCCTCAAGCTTCGTGCGGGTTGGCCGATATGGACCTCATAACACACCCTGAGCGAGCCGGGCTGGATCCCCAGACCGGGTACGACTACAACAGAAAGCCATCATGCGGGTCAACCTGCCTGTCCTTCCCGACGAGTACCACTTTCCTGCCGACGTCACGCTGGTCTCGAAGACCGACCTCAAGGGCCGCATCCTCTATGCCAACCCGGCCTTCATCAAGGTCAGCGGGTTCTCCCGTGAAGAACTGCTCGGCCAGCCCCACAACCTGGTGCGCCATCCCGACATGCCGGAAGAAGCCTTCCGCGACATGTGGGAGACCATCAGCGCCGGGCAACCCTGGTCGGCGCCGGTGAAGAACCGGCGCAAGGACGGACGCTACTACTGGGTGATCGCCAACGTCACCCCGCTGGTCGAGAACGGCCGCCCGATCGGCTACATGTCGGTGCGCACCTGGGCCTCGCCCGAGCAGATCGCGCAAGCCGAAGCGCTGTACGCGACGATGCGGCGCGAAGAAACCCAGGGCAAGCTGGTGCACCGCCTGCAGGCCGGCGAGCCGCTGCCCACCGGCTGGCGCGGGGTGCTCGCCGCGATCGGGCGGCGCAGCCCGGTGTCGCGGCTGCAGGTGCTGTGCGGCAGCGCCTGCCTGGCCTCGTGCGCGCTCGGAGCCTGGGCCACGCCGGCGACGGGCGGTGCCGCGCTGCCGGTGCTGGCCGCGCTGGCGGGCAGCGTCGCGGTGGGACTGGCGGCCGCTGCGCGCCTGAACTCGACCCTGATCCATCCCTTCCAGGAGATGATCACCGCCGCGAACCGCATGGCCGCCGGCGACCTGACGCAGCAGATCCCGGTGCGGCGCGGCCTGGCCGGCCGCTTCGCGCGTGCGCTGCGCCAGCTCAACGTCAACCTTGCGGCCATCGTCAGCGACGTGCGCCAGAACGTGGAACGCGTGCGCGTGGCCGCCAACGAGATCGCCACCGGCAGCAGCGAGCTGTCGGTGCGCACCGAGGCGCAGGCCGGCAGCGTCGAGAAGACCGCCGCCTCGATGGAGGAAATCACCGGCACCGTGCGCCAGACCTCCGACCGCGCCCGGCAGGCCGCTTCCCTGGTGCGCGAGGCGCAGGACGCCACCGAACGCAGCAGCGAGGAGATGGCCCGGCTGGAAGCGACGATGCATGCGATCAGCCAGTCGTCGCTGCGCATCGGCCAGATCATCGAGGACATCGACGGCATCTCGTTCCAGACCAACCTGCTCGCGCTCAATGCGGCGGTGGAAGCCGCCCGCGCCGGCGAACAGGGCCGCGGCTTTGCCGTCGTCGCGGGCGAGGTGCGCGCCCTGGCGCAGCGCACCCTGAACGCGGCCAGCGAGATCAAGCGGCTGGCCGAGGAATCCGGGGCCCGCGTGGCCGAAGGCGAGCAGCAGGTGGCGGCCACCGCCTCGACCATGCAGCAGGCGGTCGAGCGCGTCGGCGAGGCCAACTCGCTGATCGGCGAGATCAGCATCGCCGCCACCGAGCAGCTGCAGGGCATCTCGCAGGTCAACGAGGCGGTCAACCACCTGGACGGCATCACGCAGCACAACGCGGCCATGGTGGAGCAGCTGGCGGCCTCGGCCACCGGCCTGCACGGCCAGGCCGAGGCGCTGACCGAATCGGTCAGCGTGTTCAGGCTGGACAAGGCCCGCCTCACGCAGCCCGACGCGGTGCAGCTGCGCAAGCAGATGAAGCAGGCGGCGACCGCCAGCGCGGCGGCCTGAGGGACGTGCGCGACACGCGCACCGGCTACACTGCGGGCCGTTTCCCTGCTGCCGGCGCCTGTCCGTCCCCCTCCCCATGCTTTCTGCCCTGCTCGTGTCCACCGGTGTCGTTGCGGCCAGCGAGATCGGGGACAAGACCCAGCTGCTCGCCCTGCTGCTGGCCGCGCGCTACCGCCGCCCGCTGCCCATCGTCGCGGGCATCCTCGTCGCCACCCTGCTGAACCACGCCGCGGCCAGCGCCGTCGGCGCGCTGATCCAGAGCATGGTCAGCCCCTCGATCCTGCGCTGGACCCTGGGCCTGTCCTTCATCGCCGTGGCGATCTGGACGCTGGTTCCCGACAAGGTCGACGAGGAAGACACCCAGGTCTGCGGGCACTGGGGCGTGTTCGGCATCACGCTGATCGCCTTCTTCCTCGCCGAGATGGGCGACAAGACGCAGATCGCCACCGTGATGCTCGCCGCGAAGTACGACTCGGTCTTCATGGTCACGGCCGGCACCACGCTGGGCATGATGCTGGTCAACGTGCCGGCGGTGTACCTGGGCGACAAGGCGATGCACTTCGTGCCGCTGCACTGGGTGCGCTGGATCGCCGCGGCGATCTTCCTGACGCTGGGCGTGCTGGTGCTCGCCGGCGTCGGCTCGGGCGGCTGAGCCCGTCCACCGCCCCACCCGCGCTGCCGACACGTTGCACGGCAGCCCGCCCGCCAACGCATGCAGCGGCCGTCGCGGCGTCAGTCCGCGCCGCCTGCGGCCTGGTCGGCGCCGAGCCGCTCGAGGCACTCGTCGAGCAGCGCGTGCAGGCGCGCCACCCGTTCTTCCCCCAGCACCGCATTGAGCGCAAGCTGCGCCTGCTTCCAGGCGCGCTGCGCCTCCGCCCGCTTGGCACGCCCGGCATCGGTGGCGACGACCAGGCGGCTGCGCGCATCCTCGCCCGGCCGCAGCTCGACCCACCCCTGCGCGACCAGCGGCTGCAGGTTGCGCGTCAGCGTCGAGGCTTCCAGCTGCAGGCGCGCGGCCAGCTCGCCCGGACGGATCGGCCCCAGCTGCACCACGTGCGACAGCAGCGAGTACTGCGTGGCCTTGAGCCCCGCAGCGGCCATCGCCGCGTCGTAGTGCCGGCCGACGCGGCGCACGAGCTGGCGCAGCTTGAGGTGGGTGCAGCCGCGCGGGACGGCGGCTGGCGAGGCGGGCCTGGCGGTCGGCTTGGGCATGGTTTATATTGTAGATACAACTGTTGTAGATACAATTTACCCGGACGCCTCCGCCCCGCGGCTGCGCCCCGTGCAGGAGACCCCATGACGACACGCGCCCCCTCCCCCGACGATGTCCTGGCCGCATGGCGGCAGCGCGAGGCCGAGCTGCGCCCGCGCTTCGCGCCGCCCGGCCTGAGCCACCCGGACCAGGTGCGCGGCAAGACCGGCCTGGAGATCTTCCAGGCCATGCTCGAGGGAACGCTGCCCCCGCCGCCGATTTCCGCGACGCTGGGCTTCCTGCTGGTGGAAGCCGAACGCGGGCGCGCCGTGTTCCAGGGGCAGCCGCTGTTCCAGCACTACAACCCGCTCGGCTCGGTGCACGGCGGCTGGATCGCCACGCTGCTGGACTCGGCGGTGGCCTGCGCGATCCACACCATGCTGCCGCCCGGCAAGAGCTACACCACGGTGGAACTGAAGGTGAACTACGTGAAGGCGCTGACCGAGAAGGTGCCGCTGGTGCGCGCGATCGGGCAGGCGATCCACGTGGGCGGCCGGCTGGCCACCTCCGACGGCCGGCTGCTCGGGCCCGACGGCACGCTCTACGCGCACGCCTCGACGACCTGCTTTATCCTTGACGTTCCCCCACCCACTTCCCCGCGATCATGAGAATCCTCCACACGATGCTGCGGGTGGGCGACCTGCAGCGCTCGATCGACTTCTACACCCGCGTGATGGGCATGAAGCTGCTGCGCACCACCGACCGGCCGGACCAGCAGTATTCGCTGGCCTTCGTCGGCTACGGCTCCAACCCGGAGCACGCCGAGATCGAGCTGACCTACAACTACGGTGTCGACCGCTACGAGATGGGCACGGCCTACGGGCACATCGCGATCGAGGTGCCGGACGCCTACGCCGCCTGCGAGCGCATCCGCGCCAACGGCGGACAGGTCACGCGCGAGGCCGGCCCGGTCAAGGGCGGCACCACGGTGATCGCCTTCGTCACCGACCCGGACGGCTACAAGATCGAGCTGATCGAGCGCAAGCCGGACTGACGCGTTCAGGGGCGCAGCGCGGCGGCCTGCTGCGCCAGGCGCGTGATGCGTGCCCAGTCACGCGCCTTCACCGCATCGGCCGGCGTCAGCCACGAGCCGCCGCACACCTTGACGTTGGGCAGCGCGAGGAACTGCGGCGCCGTCTCGGGCGTGATCCCGCCGGTCGGACAGAACGCCACGTCGGGGAACGGGCCGGCCAGCGCCTTGAGCAGCGCCACGCCGCCCACCGCCGTGGCCGGGAACAGCTTCAGGAAGTGATAGCCGTCGGCCGTGGCCTGCATCACCTCGCTCGCGGTGGCCACGCCGGGCAGCAGCGGCAGGTCCAGGTCCTGGCAGGCGCGGCCGATCTCGGGCGTGTAGCCGGGACTGACCGCGAAGCGGCACCCCACGTCCTTCACCGCCTTGGCGTCCACGCCGGTGCGCACCGTGCCGGCGCCGACGATGGCCTCGGGCACGGCCTTGGCGATCGCCTCGATGCACTGCAGCGCCACCGGGGTGCGCAACGTCACCTCCAGCACGCGGATGCCGCCGGCCACCAGCGCTTCGGCCAGCGGCACCGCGTCGTCGACGCGTTCGATCACGATGACGGGGATGACGGGGCCGTGAGTGGCCAGTTCGAGGGTGTTCATGGTGGGGGGTCTCTTCCGGGGGACGGGGATCACAGCCAGGTGCAGGCGCCTTCTTCGGCCGAGCGCACGTTGCGGCGCATGCCCGCGAACAACTCGCGGCCCAGCTGGTACGCGTGCGCCTCGGCCAGCTCCTGCGGCATCACGGCCGGCTCGCGGCGCGCCCATTCGGCAGCATCGACCAGTGCATCGAGCGTGCCTGCCACGGCGTCGAGGCGGATCCGGTCGCCGCTGCGCACCTTGGCGAGCGGCCCGCCGGCCAGTGCCTCGGGGCTCACGTGGATGGCCGCCGGCACCTTGCCCGAAGCACCGCTCATGCGCCCGTCGGTGACCAGCGCGACGCGGAAGCCCTTGCCCTGCAGCACCGCCAGCGGCGGGGTCAGCTTGTGCAGCTCCGGCATGCCGTTGGCACGCGGTCCCTGGAAGCGCACCACGGCGACGAAGTCGCGCTCCAGCTCGCCGGCCGCGAAGGCGCGCTGCAAGGCGTCCTGGCTGTCGAACACGATCGCCGGCGCCTCGATCACGTGGCGGTCCTCGGGCACCGCCGAGACCTTGATCACCGCGCGGCCCAGGTTGCCCTGCAGCAGCCTGAGGCCGCCGCTCGGGCTGAACGGCGCCGACGCCGGCCGCACCACCGAGTC is a window from the Caldimonas thermodepolymerans genome containing:
- a CDS encoding MarR family winged helix-turn-helix transcriptional regulator — encoded protein: MPKPTARPASPAAVPRGCTHLKLRQLVRRVGRHYDAAMAAAGLKATQYSLLSHVVQLGPIRPGELAARLQLEASTLTRNLQPLVAQGWVELRPGEDARSRLVVATDAGRAKRAEAQRAWKQAQLALNAVLGEERVARLHALLDECLERLGADQAAGGAD
- the gloA gene encoding lactoylglutathione lyase is translated as MRILHTMLRVGDLQRSIDFYTRVMGMKLLRTTDRPDQQYSLAFVGYGSNPEHAEIELTYNYGVDRYEMGTAYGHIAIEVPDAYAACERIRANGGQVTREAGPVKGGTTVIAFVTDPDGYKIELIERKPD
- a CDS encoding LysE family transporter, translating into MLMLFAAAMALGFVFNAAPGAVFAETVRQGVRGGFRPALAVQVGSLVGDALWAVLGLAGVGLLVQSPALRLPVGLAGVAYLLWLAWDSWRAANQEFQVQPGAAGLPVRRALRAGMLLSVTNPHNVAYWAAIGSAMGAVGVREPSAAQYATFFAGFMTSSVLWCFICAALVDRVFRNVGQHWARLTYRACAIAFLVLALSSLRDLVAQRQEASAAEAGPPALHGQP
- a CDS encoding bifunctional 4-hydroxy-2-oxoglutarate aldolase/2-dehydro-3-deoxy-phosphogluconate aldolase: MNTLELATHGPVIPVIVIERVDDAVPLAEALVAGGIRVLEVTLRTPVALQCIEAIAKAVPEAIVGAGTVRTGVDAKAVKDVGCRFAVSPGYTPEIGRACQDLDLPLLPGVATASEVMQATADGYHFLKLFPATAVGGVALLKALAGPFPDVAFCPTGGITPETAPQFLALPNVKVCGGSWLTPADAVKARDWARITRLAQQAAALRP
- a CDS encoding TMEM165/GDT1 family protein produces the protein MLSALLVSTGVVAASEIGDKTQLLALLLAARYRRPLPIVAGILVATLLNHAAASAVGALIQSMVSPSILRWTLGLSFIAVAIWTLVPDKVDEEDTQVCGHWGVFGITLIAFFLAEMGDKTQIATVMLAAKYDSVFMVTAGTTLGMMLVNVPAVYLGDKAMHFVPLHWVRWIAAAIFLTLGVLVLAGVGSGG
- a CDS encoding methyl-accepting chemotaxis protein; the encoded protein is MRVNLPVLPDEYHFPADVTLVSKTDLKGRILYANPAFIKVSGFSREELLGQPHNLVRHPDMPEEAFRDMWETISAGQPWSAPVKNRRKDGRYYWVIANVTPLVENGRPIGYMSVRTWASPEQIAQAEALYATMRREETQGKLVHRLQAGEPLPTGWRGVLAAIGRRSPVSRLQVLCGSACLASCALGAWATPATGGAALPVLAALAGSVAVGLAAAARLNSTLIHPFQEMITAANRMAAGDLTQQIPVRRGLAGRFARALRQLNVNLAAIVSDVRQNVERVRVAANEIATGSSELSVRTEAQAGSVEKTAASMEEITGTVRQTSDRARQAASLVREAQDATERSSEEMARLEATMHAISQSSLRIGQIIEDIDGISFQTNLLALNAAVEAARAGEQGRGFAVVAGEVRALAQRTLNAASEIKRLAEESGARVAEGEQQVAATASTMQQAVERVGEANSLIGEISIAATEQLQGISQVNEAVNHLDGITQHNAAMVEQLAASATGLHGQAEALTESVSVFRLDKARLTQPDAVQLRKQMKQAATASAAA
- a CDS encoding PaaI family thioesterase; translation: MTTRAPSPDDVLAAWRQREAELRPRFAPPGLSHPDQVRGKTGLEIFQAMLEGTLPPPPISATLGFLLVEAERGRAVFQGQPLFQHYNPLGSVHGGWIATLLDSAVACAIHTMLPPGKSYTTVELKVNYVKALTEKVPLVRAIGQAIHVGGRLATSDGRLLGPDGTLYAHASTTCFILDVPPPTSPRS